A window from Nevskiales bacterium encodes these proteins:
- the smpB gene encoding SsrA-binding protein SmpB produces the protein MNKSDNKPAAPRVISLNRRARHDYFIEDEYEAGLALEGWEVKSLRAGKAQIAEAYVVIRNAEAWLIGAHISPLGSASTHVRPDPTRTRKLLLHRHELNKLIGATERQGYTLVPLSLYWQRGHAKLEIGLARGKKQHDKRASIKERDWQREKARALSRR, from the coding sequence ATGAACAAGAGCGACAACAAGCCCGCAGCGCCCAGGGTGATCAGTCTCAACCGCCGCGCGCGGCACGATTACTTCATCGAAGACGAATACGAGGCCGGGCTGGCGCTCGAGGGCTGGGAGGTCAAGAGCCTGCGCGCCGGCAAGGCGCAGATTGCCGAGGCCTACGTCGTCATCCGCAATGCGGAGGCCTGGCTGATCGGCGCGCATATTTCGCCGCTGGGCAGCGCCTCCACCCATGTACGGCCCGATCCTACGCGCACGCGCAAGCTGCTGCTGCACCGCCACGAGCTCAACAAGCTGATCGGCGCCACCGAGCGCCAGGGCTACACCCTGGTGCCGCTGTCGCTGTACTGGCAGCGCGGCCACGCCAAGCTCGAGATCGGCCTGGCCCGCGGCAAGAAACAGCACGACAAGCGCGCCAGCATCAAGGAGCGAGACTGGCAGCGCGAGAAAGCACGGGCCTTGAGCCGGAGATGA
- a CDS encoding isovaleryl-CoA dehydrogenase: MLAKTEPPFGVTHEVFNQPPPLENVNFYAQDLPLREAVAREGGAWGETRLMRYGDIAGHELIQLGFQANQHKPVLKTHDRYGHRIDEVEFHPAYHRLMQVAIEHELPTLAWRDPRPGAHVVSHALSYLHSQVEAGTGCPLTMTYACIPALRHQPDVAKVWEPRILSTEYDPRCLPAEQKRGVTIGMGMTEKQGGSDVRANTTRAWPLGAGGPGQAYELVGHKWFFSAPMCDAFLVLAQAERGLSCFLLPRWRPDGSRNAIHIQRLKDKLGNWSNASSEVEFHRAWAVMVGEEGRGVPTIIEMVAHTRLDCMAGSAALMRQALTQAIHHCAHRSAFGRALIDQPLMQNVLADLALESEAALALMLRVARAFDESARDEPAALFARIATGVGKYWICKRTPVMVNEAQECLGGAGYVEEHILPRLYREAPLNSIWEGSGNIQCLDVLRAMSREPGALEVFLAELQAARGAHALFDAALADLEDELARKGGLETRARRVVEKMAVTLQAALLLRAGNRIVADAFCVARLGTDRGRAFGTLPEGIDCCALIERSRIVTS, encoded by the coding sequence ATGCTGGCCAAGACCGAGCCGCCTTTCGGCGTGACCCACGAAGTTTTCAACCAGCCGCCCCCGCTGGAGAACGTGAACTTCTATGCACAGGACCTGCCCCTGCGCGAGGCGGTTGCACGCGAGGGCGGCGCCTGGGGCGAAACGCGCCTCATGCGCTATGGAGACATCGCGGGCCACGAACTGATCCAGCTGGGATTCCAGGCCAATCAGCACAAACCCGTGCTGAAAACCCACGACCGCTACGGACATCGCATCGACGAAGTGGAGTTCCACCCGGCCTACCACCGCCTGATGCAGGTGGCGATCGAGCACGAGCTGCCGACGCTGGCCTGGCGGGACCCGCGACCGGGTGCGCACGTGGTGTCGCATGCGCTCAGCTACCTGCACAGCCAGGTCGAGGCCGGCACCGGCTGCCCGCTGACCATGACCTATGCCTGCATTCCGGCGCTGCGCCACCAGCCGGACGTGGCGAAAGTCTGGGAGCCGCGCATCCTGTCCACCGAATACGATCCGCGCTGCCTACCGGCGGAGCAGAAGCGGGGCGTCACCATCGGCATGGGCATGACCGAGAAGCAGGGCGGCTCGGACGTGCGCGCCAACACGACCCGCGCCTGGCCGCTGGGCGCCGGCGGGCCGGGACAGGCCTATGAGCTGGTCGGCCACAAGTGGTTTTTCTCCGCGCCGATGTGCGACGCCTTCCTGGTGCTGGCGCAGGCCGAGCGCGGCCTGTCCTGCTTCCTGCTGCCGCGCTGGCGGCCGGACGGCTCGCGCAACGCCATCCACATCCAGCGGCTCAAGGACAAGCTCGGCAACTGGAGCAATGCCTCCAGCGAGGTCGAGTTCCACCGCGCCTGGGCGGTGATGGTGGGCGAAGAGGGGCGTGGCGTACCGACGATCATCGAGATGGTCGCCCACACGCGGCTGGACTGCATGGCCGGCTCCGCGGCGCTGATGCGCCAGGCGCTCACGCAGGCGATTCATCACTGCGCGCACCGTTCCGCCTTCGGCCGCGCCTTGATCGACCAGCCCCTCATGCAGAACGTGCTCGCCGACCTGGCGCTGGAATCGGAGGCGGCGCTGGCGCTGATGCTGCGCGTGGCGCGGGCCTTCGACGAATCGGCGCGCGACGAGCCGGCGGCGCTTTTCGCGCGCATCGCCACCGGCGTCGGCAAGTACTGGATCTGCAAGCGTACGCCGGTGATGGTCAACGAGGCGCAGGAATGCCTGGGCGGCGCAGGCTATGTGGAGGAGCACATCCTGCCGCGGCTGTACCGCGAGGCGCCGTTGAATTCGATCTGGGAGGGCAGCGGCAACATTCAGTGCCTGGACGTGCTGCGCGCCATGAGCCGCGAGCCGGGTGCGCTTGAGGTTTTCCTGGCCGAGCTGCAGGCTGCCCGCGGGGCGCATGCGCTGTTCGACGCGGCGCTGGCGGATCTCGAGGATGAACTTGCGCGCAAGGGCGGCCTCGAGACCCGGGCGCGGCGCGTGGTGGAGAAGATGGCGGTGACGCTGCAGGCGGCGCTCTTGCTGCGCGCCGGCAACCGCATCGTGGCCGATGCCTTCTGCGTCGCGCGGCTGGGCACGGACCGCGGGCGCGCCTTCGGCACGCTGCCGGAAGGTATCGACTGCTGCGCCCTCATCGAGCGTTCGCGGATTGTCACCAGTTAA